From the Xylella fastidiosa genome, the window ATGGATTCATGGTTTTTCTCGTGCCGCGGGGGACCGTAATCGGTTGATGACTCCGTCCCTCATCGACACTGCAACATCTTTTGCCAACATCGTGCGTGGTTATGTAGATACGAGAATGATGAGGATTGTCATGATGCAGCAACCCAAGTGTGATTCATGACCCCATCGCGTGCCTTTACCAACCGCATGACAGCGGTCCTCACTGATAAAATGCTTAGCCACACCCTTTCAATGATCTCACCCATGAGCCAGACCGCCACCGCACCCGCCAACGCCCAGAAGCGTTACACCGTGCATCGCCGTGATCTGCCATTGAGCTGCCCAATGCCGGAGATGGCACTATGGAACTCACACCCGCGGGTCTATCTGCCGATAGAGGATGAACCGAATGGCGAGGTCACCTGCCCCTACTGTGGGGCCGTCTACACGTTAATTGACTGAATGTTTGTCTTGCCGACGCGTCGTCTCACCGTCGTACAGCTACTGCCAGCACTATGTTCCGGTGGCGTCGAACGCTCAACCTTGGAAGTTGCCGCAGCGCTGGTGCAGGCTGGACACCGGGCGATTGTTGTCTCGGCGGGCGGACCTTTGGTCGCATTCCTGCTCAGCATCGGTGCTGAGCACATCACCTTGGATATTGGCCGTAAATCATTGCTGACACTACGTCACATTGCTGCGCTGCGTCGCTTGTTTGCCCAGTTACGCCCGGACATTGTGCATGCACGTTCGCGGTTACCTGCGTGGCTGACTTGGTATGCATTGCATGGTCTTTTCTTTTCCCCAAAGCCGCGATTTGTCACGACGGTTCATGGTCTCAATGCGCCGAACCCCTACAGTGCCGTTATGACCTATGGAGAGCGGGTGATTTGTGTTTCAAACGTTGTGCATGATTATGTACTCCGGCATTACCGCCGTACCGATCCGCAGCGACTGCGTACCATCCCGCGCGGCGTCGACCTTGCCAGGTTCCGACGCCGACCGTATCCGGATCGCTCCGCGCGTCGTTGGGCCAGGAAATATGTCCCGTGTTTAGATGACAACACCCGTTTGTTGCTGATGCCCGGTCGCGGCACCAGGTTGAAAGGGCATGGTGATGCGCTGCTTTTGCTGGCTTTTTTACGGCGTGTTTTCCACTACAACATCTGCTTGTGGCTGCCTGGTGCGTGTCAACCAGGCCGTGAATCTTACCTGGCTGAGCTGGAAGCCCAAGCTCGCGAGCTGGGGGTGACCGATTGCGTAGTATTTACTCCGCCGACTGAGCATATCGTTGAAGCCTATGCGGCCAGCGACCTAGTGTTGCAACTGTCGCGCAAACCTGAAGCATTCGGCCGTACCGTGCTTGAAGCACTCGCGGTTGGTCGCACCGTGCTCGGCTGGAATCATGGAGGTGTTGGCGAATTACTCACCCAGTTACAGCCTGATGGTGCCGTCTCCCCATTCGATACAGCCGTACTGCAGCGGCGTGCTGCAATGCTGTTGATGCATTCCCCTGAGCTACCTCCGGACATTCCTTACACGTTGCAGACGATGCAATCGGCCACGTTGCAGGTGTATGACGAACTCTGCACCTGACATTGTGAGCATCTCTAAGCCAGCATTGCTGCTTGATGTTGGCCGTTGGGCACCGGTATGCGTGGTGGTGTTCGTGGCCTTTTGGCCATTACCAGGATTAGCGGCTACGGTACTCACCCTGAGTGCGTTACTTGCCAGCTACTCTCTGATCCGCTATCGCTTCCGTGGTGGTACCCAGTTGCTTGATAGTCCCGCCTGGGCACTGACCAGCATTTTATTCATGGCTTACTGGTTGCCGCAGGTGGTGTCTTTATTCGGAGCGTTGGAGCTTTCCGAGAGCTTCCGTAAGGTGGCGACGGACCTGCGCTATCTGCCTTTCATGTGGTTATGTGCGATTGCCGTAGGGGCCCCAGAGCGTCGAGAGCGCACCTTCAAAGGGTTGGCCGTCATTGGGTTGATCTGGACCTTGGATGCCTTAGCTCAGGCAGTGTTGCGCACCAGTCCGTTGTTCTGGTCGTTGAATCAACTCAAACAGGCGATCAGTGGCTATGGATTCTGTAGCACCCAGCAGATGATGTTAGCCGACCGCCTGAGCGGTATTTTTGGCCCATGCAATCTCAAACTTGGCCAAACTTTGGCAACGCTGTCGCCATTTGTGCTGTTTGCAATGCAACGTCGCGGTGTTGCGTTGTGGTTACTGGTTGTGGCGGTGCTTGGCATCGTTCTGTTATTGGCGGGGTCGCGTGCTTCCTGGATCACGTATGGTCTGATCCTGATGCTGTCAGGGTGGAGGGTGCTTGGGATAAGGCGCTTACTGGGGATGGGTGCCCTTTTCTTGCCACTGGCGCTCGCAGTGATTGCCTTTTCACCTCAAACACGCGAGCGCATTGACCGTACCGCAGCGGTTTTTGCCGATCATGGCGCTGGAGTGGACCAGGCATTGTCTGGACGCAGCCAAATTTGGCAGGCGGCGTTGTGTATGATCCAGGCACACCCCTTGAGTGGTGTCGGCGTACGGGGTTTCCGTGATGCTTATCCCGCGTGTAATCCCACCCCAGAGCGGATACCCGCCTGGGGGGCAGGTCCTGCATTGCACGCGCACCAAATCGTCTTGGAAATTCTTT encodes:
- a CDS encoding zinc-finger domain-containing protein, producing MSQTATAPANAQKRYTVHRRDLPLSCPMPEMALWNSHPRVYLPIEDEPNGEVTCPYCGAVYTLID
- a CDS encoding glycosyltransferase, whose protein sequence is MFVLPTRRLTVVQLLPALCSGGVERSTLEVAAALVQAGHRAIVVSAGGPLVAFLLSIGAEHITLDIGRKSLLTLRHIAALRRLFAQLRPDIVHARSRLPAWLTWYALHGLFFSPKPRFVTTVHGLNAPNPYSAVMTYGERVICVSNVVHDYVLRHYRRTDPQRLRTIPRGVDLARFRRRPYPDRSARRWARKYVPCLDDNTRLLLMPGRGTRLKGHGDALLLLAFLRRVFHYNICLWLPGACQPGRESYLAELEAQARELGVTDCVVFTPPTEHIVEAYAASDLVLQLSRKPEAFGRTVLEALAVGRTVLGWNHGGVGELLTQLQPDGAVSPFDTAVLQRRAAMLLMHSPELPPDIPYTLQTMQSATLQVYDELCT
- a CDS encoding O-antigen ligase family protein — its product is MTNSAPDIVSISKPALLLDVGRWAPVCVVVFVAFWPLPGLAATVLTLSALLASYSLIRYRFRGGTQLLDSPAWALTSILFMAYWLPQVVSLFGALELSESFRKVATDLRYLPFMWLCAIAVGAPERRERTFKGLAVIGLIWTLDALAQAVLRTSPLFWSLNQLKQAISGYGFCSTQQMMLADRLSGIFGPCNLKLGQTLATLSPFVLFAMQRRGVALWLLVVAVLGIVLLLAGSRASWITYGLILMLSGWRVLGIRRLLGMGALFLPLALAVIAFSPQTRERIDRTAAVFADHGAGVDQALSGRSQIWQAALCMIQAHPLSGVGVRGFRDAYPACNPTPERIPAWGAGPALHAHQIVLEILSETGVIGLLLWIAGAAMAWRAWRYATAAARDRARPAMISLLATVFPFNTHLAFYSSFWGALMLMLAGLYAGALLQNGAIKKT